From a single Fimbriimonadia bacterium genomic region:
- a CDS encoding DUF935 family protein, which translates to MMSKLFGDRTPHLTGSVLQSMRYPVGAATEPVAGYDDLRRRWSVLRKMERDPVIAAALAVKRWLPIGDGWRVYAAGPDENSRERAGFVRWAFQQMLGTVEGLISDVLDAVGIGFSVLEKVYHTVRTGPYAGKIVPLRFVPKDPSTIGFEMDERGDVHAITITVPGVCHAKPYPPEKFVHYAHEPRYGSPYGSGDLLRAYRSWWSKDNALKWWAVYVEKYGIIPRVAMYEDGASVEFQQELLDQLRVSAANTEFVLPRSVQLQLLQPTGDGTAFERFVQYHDKELAKAVLGNTLLLDEGDRVGSLALGRVHQSVVESRVRKLKREIEDRVMGEQVIRPLIELNYGDSEAMPRFALPEPSREDVARLSDAIAKLTKAGAVDPREPWIRDLLGWPTRGGEE; encoded by the coding sequence ATGATGAGCAAGCTGTTCGGGGATAGAACGCCGCACCTGACGGGATCGGTGCTGCAGTCCATGCGCTATCCGGTGGGTGCTGCGACGGAGCCGGTTGCGGGATACGACGATCTGCGGCGGCGTTGGAGCGTGTTGAGAAAGATGGAGCGCGACCCGGTGATCGCCGCGGCGCTCGCAGTGAAAAGGTGGCTGCCGATCGGCGACGGGTGGCGGGTGTATGCAGCAGGACCCGATGAGAACAGCCGCGAGCGAGCGGGCTTCGTTCGCTGGGCGTTCCAGCAGATGCTGGGTACGGTGGAGGGCCTGATCTCCGATGTGCTGGATGCGGTGGGCATCGGATTCAGCGTGCTCGAGAAGGTGTATCACACAGTGCGCACTGGGCCCTACGCAGGCAAGATCGTGCCGCTGCGATTCGTGCCGAAGGACCCCTCCACCATAGGATTCGAGATGGATGAGCGAGGCGACGTGCATGCTATCACCATCACGGTGCCCGGCGTGTGCCATGCAAAGCCCTACCCGCCCGAGAAGTTCGTGCACTACGCTCACGAGCCTCGGTACGGCAGCCCATACGGCAGCGGTGACTTGCTACGTGCTTATCGCTCGTGGTGGTCGAAGGATAATGCACTGAAGTGGTGGGCAGTGTATGTGGAGAAGTACGGCATCATCCCTCGCGTTGCCATGTATGAAGACGGCGCGAGTGTCGAGTTCCAGCAAGAGCTTCTCGACCAGTTGAGGGTGTCGGCTGCGAACACGGAGTTCGTGCTACCGCGCTCGGTGCAATTGCAGCTGCTACAACCGACGGGAGACGGCACCGCGTTCGAGCGCTTCGTGCAGTACCACGACAAGGAGCTCGCGAAGGCCGTGTTAGGAAACACACTGCTATTGGACGAAGGAGATCGCGTAGGCAGTTTAGCCTTGGGACGGGTACACCAGTCGGTGGTCGAGTCTCGTGTACGGAAACTGAAGCGGGAGATCGAGGACCGCGTGATGGGAGAGCAGGTGATACGGCCGCTGATCGAGCTGAACTACGGTGACAGCGAGGCGATGCCACGCTTCGCCTTGCCCGAGCCCAGTCGCGAGGACGTGGCGCGGCTTTCGGACGCAATCGCGAAGCTGACTAAGGCGGGTGCCGTGGACCCACGCGAGCCCTGGATCCGCGACCTCCTCGGCTGGCCGACTCGGGGTGGAGAGGAGTAG
- the terL gene encoding phage terminase large subunit, which translates to MTGKRALALAALSSLSVYGRVVHGIEAARHHDVWIRALEGPEPERVLITAPPEHGKSTWIAVVYPAWRLARDPSQHIVLVSVTDAQAEDRADAVAGTVLSAPYRRLFPHVRKGGRWTRGDWDLARPRTDDKDSTMFACGVGSSALIGRRASCILIDDPMSEETARSPAARRHLATWCRRTLLTRAERGAKIVCIMTRWHQDDLAPVLLQAGFTHIAMPAEGYWGQGTALWPERFPLEYLQGRRRDMGSALYNCMYLGDPSGLEGRLFKREWFEVVDRPPALRRIVCGWDLAASERTEADFTVKTTLGLGVDGVTYVLDVWRARREFPAVRREIAEQGLHDRADAIAVEANAFQLAAVQMLKRDGLPVPLLPISADRDKVSRALEWIAAAESGLVKLLNGSWNDDWLAEVCGFPDAPHDDQVDSFGVAWRALRRFVPEGRTIRAGEDRLDSALTDW; encoded by the coding sequence TTGACAGGTAAACGGGCCCTTGCCCTGGCCGCGCTTTCTTCGCTGTCCGTGTATGGGCGCGTTGTGCACGGCATCGAGGCTGCGCGCCATCACGACGTTTGGATTCGAGCACTGGAAGGCCCAGAGCCGGAGCGAGTGCTGATCACCGCGCCGCCGGAGCACGGGAAGTCCACATGGATAGCGGTCGTCTATCCTGCGTGGCGGCTGGCTCGCGACCCGTCGCAGCACATCGTCCTCGTTTCGGTCACGGACGCCCAAGCCGAAGACAGAGCGGACGCCGTGGCGGGCACGGTGTTGTCCGCGCCTTACCGTCGTCTCTTTCCTCATGTGCGCAAGGGGGGCCGATGGACGAGGGGAGACTGGGACCTCGCGAGGCCTCGAACGGACGACAAGGACTCGACGATGTTCGCCTGCGGAGTGGGCAGTTCTGCGCTGATAGGTCGCAGAGCGAGCTGCATTCTGATAGACGACCCGATGAGCGAAGAGACCGCACGAAGCCCCGCGGCGCGCAGGCATCTAGCGACTTGGTGCCGTCGCACGCTGCTAACACGCGCGGAGCGTGGCGCGAAGATCGTGTGCATCATGACCCGCTGGCACCAAGACGACCTCGCGCCCGTGCTGCTCCAAGCGGGCTTCACACACATCGCGATGCCCGCCGAGGGGTATTGGGGCCAGGGCACGGCGCTATGGCCGGAGCGTTTTCCGTTGGAGTACCTGCAAGGCCGACGGCGCGACATGGGCAGCGCGCTGTACAACTGCATGTACCTTGGAGACCCCAGCGGTCTGGAAGGGCGCTTGTTCAAGCGTGAGTGGTTCGAGGTGGTGGATCGTCCACCCGCGTTGCGACGCATCGTGTGTGGGTGGGACCTAGCTGCCAGCGAGCGTACCGAGGCCGACTTCACCGTGAAAACCACACTCGGCCTGGGAGTGGACGGTGTCACCTACGTGTTGGACGTGTGGCGCGCGCGCAGGGAGTTTCCTGCCGTACGCAGGGAGATCGCCGAGCAGGGGCTGCACGACCGTGCGGATGCCATCGCGGTGGAAGCCAACGCCTTCCAACTTGCCGCCGTGCAGATGCTGAAGCGAGACGGCCTACCGGTTCCTCTGCTACCCATTTCGGCAGATCGCGACAAGGTGAGCAGGGCGCTGGAATGGATCGCAGCTGCCGAGTCGGGCCTTGTGAAGCTACTGAATGGTAGTTGGAATGACGACTGGCTGGCGGAAGTGTGTGGCTTTCCGGATGCACCGCACGACGATCAGGTGGACAGCTTCGGCGTGGCTTGGAGGGCCTTGCGGCGGTTCGTGCCTGAGGGGCGGACGATACGCGCGGGCGAAGATAGGCTGGACTCGGCACTAACAGATTGGTAG
- a CDS encoding LexA family transcriptional regulator gives MARAARFLAEVERVMRERKLSQRKLAALAGVNPSYVSNWMLGQVVPSPEVVLRLAQALREPREVWLRAAGYDHLADLASPPGAFVEVTVEGTCLAGQGEALVEPQTAVVPEEFARGADFYVRVQGDSMEPDFPHGALVAVKRSFRVASGDPVVVQVEGCPVVKLWVDTPTGPVLRSRNPRHPDIPLGEHEVVGIPIRLLVIRDV, from the coding sequence GTGGCGAGAGCAGCGAGGTTTCTAGCCGAAGTGGAGCGTGTGATGCGAGAGCGCAAACTGAGCCAGCGCAAGCTCGCAGCGCTCGCCGGCGTCAACCCGTCCTACGTGTCCAACTGGATGCTGGGGCAGGTGGTTCCCTCGCCGGAGGTCGTACTGCGGCTTGCCCAAGCATTGCGAGAGCCGCGCGAGGTGTGGCTGCGGGCGGCGGGCTACGACCACTTGGCCGACCTTGCCTCACCCCCTGGCGCGTTCGTGGAAGTGACCGTCGAGGGCACTTGCCTCGCGGGGCAGGGCGAGGCACTGGTCGAGCCGCAGACCGCGGTCGTGCCGGAGGAGTTCGCGCGCGGGGCCGACTTCTACGTTCGAGTACAGGGCGACTCGATGGAGCCGGACTTTCCTCACGGGGCGCTGGTGGCCGTGAAGCGGTCGTTTCGCGTGGCGAGCGGCGATCCGGTGGTGGTGCAGGTGGAGGGGTGTCCCGTGGTCAAGCTGTGGGTGGATACGCCGACGGGACCCGTGCTCCGCAGTCGCAACCCGCGCCACCCGGACATTCCCCTCGGCGAGCACGAGGTGGTCGGCATCCCCATCCGCCTGCTCGTCATCCGCGACGTGTGA
- a CDS encoding AbrB/MazE/SpoVT family DNA-binding domain-containing protein produces MANHEQFSCEKHFYGSVTVGERGQVVIPAEARHELGYYPGDKLLVMRHPVYAGIMMCRIDAVRSFLDLMAKGIESVERKGASELTKEED; encoded by the coding sequence GTGGCGAATCACGAGCAGTTTAGTTGTGAAAAGCACTTCTACGGGTCTGTCACCGTAGGGGAGCGAGGGCAGGTCGTTATCCCGGCGGAGGCGCGGCACGAGTTGGGTTACTACCCCGGTGACAAGCTACTGGTGATGCGGCATCCAGTGTACGCCGGGATTATGATGTGCAGGATTGACGCTGTGCGCTCCTTTCTCGACCTCATGGCCAAAGGGATTGAGAGCGTGGAACGCAAAGGAGCGTCGGAACTTACGAAGGAGGAGGACTAA
- a CDS encoding TolC family protein gives MVLGMAAALAALSTVALQQSPQMLTLDQAIGIALENSLSVRRARAELAKSREQVNQGYAAMRPQVTGSATYTRFDKKTTAEFPGQDPDGNSITQSIVIQPEDSRTAQVVLGQAVDISGKQRIGVRGAKALETAAHAGLSAEEAEVALRVKLAYYNVLRAQASVAIAEDAVKNAEERQRVAEAQVEAGTASKIDVLRAKTQVAQNRQGLISARNAVALAKAAFNNVLARAVDTPFELAPAGDLPQCRGKLDALTAEAFEKRPELRQLEWVARVQESVLSLERLGMMPSLTLSVVGDFNFRTTLFNNRSERYTGAAVLSFPLYDGNITKARVGQAKADVEKSRASFEEAKLGVALQVKQALLSVQEASERLVTAEAALAEAEEVLRLAQLRYKNELAIQLEVSDAELALTQAKLNALNARYDYLQAYSQLQRAVGSEDV, from the coding sequence ATGGTTCTCGGTATGGCAGCCGCCCTCGCGGCTCTAAGCACCGTTGCGCTTCAGCAATCCCCTCAGATGCTTACTCTCGATCAGGCGATCGGAATCGCCCTGGAGAATAGCCTGTCCGTCCGCCGCGCTCGCGCCGAACTCGCGAAGAGCCGCGAGCAGGTCAATCAGGGCTATGCCGCGATGCGTCCTCAGGTCACCGGCTCGGCAACGTACACGCGCTTCGACAAGAAGACCACGGCGGAGTTTCCAGGCCAGGACCCCGACGGCAACTCGATCACCCAGTCCATCGTGATCCAACCCGAAGACTCGCGCACTGCCCAAGTGGTGCTCGGCCAGGCGGTGGACATCTCCGGCAAGCAACGGATCGGTGTGCGTGGCGCCAAGGCCCTTGAGACCGCGGCGCACGCGGGCCTGAGTGCGGAGGAAGCCGAAGTCGCGCTGCGCGTAAAGCTCGCGTACTACAACGTGCTGCGCGCGCAGGCCTCGGTGGCCATTGCCGAAGACGCAGTCAAGAACGCCGAGGAGCGGCAGCGCGTAGCCGAAGCCCAAGTAGAGGCAGGCACCGCGAGCAAGATAGACGTGTTGCGCGCAAAGACGCAAGTAGCCCAGAACCGCCAAGGGCTGATCTCGGCACGCAACGCCGTGGCCCTTGCGAAGGCGGCGTTCAACAACGTTTTGGCTCGTGCGGTGGACACGCCGTTCGAACTGGCACCCGCGGGCGATCTGCCCCAATGCAGAGGGAAGCTGGACGCTTTGACCGCCGAGGCATTCGAGAAGCGGCCGGAGCTGCGACAGCTCGAGTGGGTGGCTCGCGTACAGGAGTCGGTGCTGAGCCTGGAGCGGCTAGGGATGATGCCCTCGCTCACCCTTTCCGTGGTCGGAGACTTCAACTTTCGCACCACGCTGTTCAACAACCGCAGCGAGCGGTACACGGGTGCTGCGGTCCTCTCCTTCCCGCTGTACGACGGCAACATCACCAAGGCCCGTGTCGGGCAGGCCAAAGCAGACGTTGAGAAGTCGAGGGCCAGCTTCGAGGAAGCGAAGCTGGGAGTGGCCTTGCAGGTGAAGCAGGCACTGCTGTCGGTACAGGAGGCGTCGGAGCGTCTGGTGACCGCGGAGGCCGCGCTTGCCGAGGCGGAAGAGGTGCTGCGACTCGCCCAGCTCCGCTACAAGAACGAACTGGCGATTCAGCTCGAGGTCAGTGACGCCGAGTTGGCGCTGACTCAAGCCAAGCTGAACGCCCTGAACGCGCGATACGACTACCTGCAGGCCTACTCCCAACTGCAGCGTGCAGTCGGATCGGAGGATGTGTAA